The DNA segment AAAAGATGAAATGCAGGAAAttgaaattattaataatcaataataattaataatttatttatatagagacGGATccttatgtaaaaaaaaaatactaactGTAGttagagattattattattattattattattattattattatagtgataatgagaaaaataataatttaatgtgtgtgtgtgtgtgtgtgtgtgtgtgtgtgtgtgtgtgtgtgtgtgtgtgtgtgtgtgtgtgtcagaatgtAACCTGGTAGAAGGAGAAGACCATGTTGAGTTGAATGGGGAAGTGTTTCATAAGCCTTTTGTGGAGAAGCCCGTCTCTGCAGAAGACCACAATGTGTACATCTATTATCCCACTTCAGCTGGTGGAGGCAGCCAGCGGCTCTTTAGAAAGGTGGCGTAACGTCTATCTGTCCTCTTTGTGTCAGGAGTATTCGGAATGTGTGTGCCATTTACTTCTGCTTACTTCTACAGAGAGAATTCTTTTATTGTGTTATGTGCTTTAGATTGGGAGCCGCAGCAGTGTTTATTCCCCTGAGAGCACCGTTCGTAAGACTGGATCTTACATTTATGAGGAATTCATGCCTACAGACGGGACAGATGTAAAGGCATGTGTAATTTTATGTGTAGTTGTTGCTGCTCCAGTCACTAAATGGAATGTTAAATACACTGTTAATACAGAgtttttgtgtctctgttggCATGATAGGTGTACACAGTAGGACCTGATTATGCCCATGCAGAAGCTCGTAAGTCTCCTGCTCTGGATGGGAAGGTGGAGAGAGACAGCGAGGGGAAGGAGATCCGATACCCAGTGATGCTCACTGCTATGGAGAAACTTGTGGCTCGCAAAGTGTGTGTGGCATTCAAGGTATGTTGTTCTTTACCAACACTTTTATGTCCACAATTAAGTTTGGAGTCAACCGACACTGATATCTGCTCACCACAGCAAACCGTATGTGGTTTTGACCTCCTCCGAGCAAACGGCCACTCCTTTGTTTGCGATGTAAATGGATTTAGCTTTGTAAAGAACTCCATGAAATACTATGATGACTGTGCCAAAGTCCTGGGGTAGGTGAGGCTTTTCTAAATCAAAATTTTTATATgaattatttgttgtttttttatgttatgaaAGATTACGTATCACCACATCTCATCTCAACATCATCTTACATTTTTGACATGCttgaacacaatttttttattgcattggTGTCACTCTGAAATCCCTCTGTTCCCTACAGGAACATGGTGATGCGAGAACTGGCTCCTCAGTTCCACATCCCCTGGTCCATCCCCATGGAAGCAGAGGACATCCCTATAGTCCCTACTACCTCAGGAACCATGTTTGTACTATTTGACAATTTAACCATTTAACTTTACATAGATTCTATGTAGGTGGCTGACTAAATTTCTTTAAGAGCCAGTTTGTGGTAGAAAAATTTACAGGGACTTGTAAAACCAATTATCAGCATAATCAAAGTCTAATAATAAGCAGAAAATCTTTACATAGCATTGTTTATATGGTAATGATTTATGATAGGAGACCTCTGGTTGATGTTTATGGAGTTTTGGTtctcagcactttgtaacagtcttTAAGATTGCACCTTCCGCAGTATAATGTGGCATGTTAGCGTTAGTGCACATTATAAATGCCCCACAGTAAAATTCTCAAATCCAATATTTTGGTCTCTTTCAGGATGGAGCTCCGTTGTGTGATCGCCGTGATCCGCCATGGAGATCGTACACCCAAACAGAAGATGAAGATGGAAGTGAGAAATGCATTGTAAGTTCCATTTGTGCATCTCAATTCATACCAGAGCTGTCAGCTATGGTGATATGTACCTAAATTATGTCTTTCTCTCAGGTTCTTCGACCTGTTTGAAAAATATGGCGGTTACAAGACAGGCAAGCTCAAACTAAAGAAACCAAAACAGCTCCAGGTGggtataaatgttaaacaaagaGCTTTAAGATAAATAGATTTGCTAATAGCCTTTGAAAGCATACCATATtgtatacataaaaaataacagtCCTGCTATTACCTAGTGTTGAATACCTAATGAATATGTAATGAAGGTATCcgtgtatacatactgtattactCTGTAAGATTCTAAAAAGTGAGCATTGCCCAATTTAAATCAACTGTCCAATTTATAGTCAAACAGTTCATTGCATATTGAAGTCAGCGTCTATGAGCCGTATTCTTCAGAACAGCTTTACATACCCGGGTTCAATAGTGCCCAGGGtttacgtttgtgtgtgtgtgtgtgtggaaggtaAGTGAATTAACTATTTTTGCTagtaattaattgattaattgccCCTCTAAATGAgtactaaatgtgtgtgtgtgtgtgtgtgtgtgtgtgtgtgtgtgtgtgtgtgtgtgtgtgtgtgtgtgtgtgtgtgtgtgtgtgtgtgtgtgtttgtgtgtgtgtgtgtgtgagagagagagagagagagagagagagagagagtgagagagagagaaatctggtCTCTTGATGCTTTAATAATGATTAATCATGAATTTGTCGTATTCCTGAATTTTGAAAAGGGTGTTTTGTAATTACTCTTCATGATCATACATTAAAGCTCTGGTAAAAATCCATAATTAAAACCATCTTTGATTTGTGTCTTTAGGAGGTCCTGGACATTGCCCGTCAGCTGCTAGCTGAATTGGGTCAGCACAATGACTGTGAGATTGAGGAGAAGAAATCCAAACTGGAACAGCTGAAAACTGTGCTGGAGATGTGAGTACACTATAAGTGAACACTTAAGACTAAGAGATTAATATTAACAGTGTGTGCCAAGCCTATCACACGGCACTGTGTTGCTGCAACATTATCGGTAACACGTCCAGGTAACTTCACCCCTACTTTGAAATTCTTCTCCTCCCTGGTCAGtctctattcatttattcagtctCTATTCAACTTCATTCCTTTCACAACTGTGAAACATTTACTTCTATTTTTTCTGTCCTATTGACATTACATCcagatattatttttaaatggaaCATTTTGACATTATTCCATTTCCATATATGTGGTACTCTGGGAATCCCCACTGTCTGTTGCCACAAACTGTCAAAAAAAGATGAGAAATCAGATTTTAGTCAAaaattgcttttatttctttttgcctGTTATCATACTTTGACATTTCCACCTTAAGAAACCATAAATATTCTTCTTTGAAATGTGGAAATCTTGTACATATCTGCCTGCAGTTGTCATACTAGGTATGATGTCATTTTAAAGTAAACAGTCAGTCTGTCTAAAGTTGAAAATCATCCTAGGTAAATGTCTATGTCACAGTTTGATCCATCTGTTGTATAGCTACAGTATGTACCATTGCAAAATGGATATCGATTCTAAACAGTTTATATAGCAGTTCACCAAAAAGCAATCTGCACAGCTACCGCAATTTATTCTTCAAATGCAATTTTGGATTTTTATCCGAGATACATATtcaaaagagaaacatttttcAGTTTACAAAACCCCTTACACCACATGAAATGTTTTGCAGGTCACCAcacatatattaaattatttgtatatCTTCCTAATAGATACAATGGTGTAATATCTTTGGGTACTATTCAGAGATGGCAGCTAAAGTCTAAAACGTATGTGAGGAAAGTTCAGAGGCAGGTTAAACATGTTCTTTGCTCCCCATTGAGATTATGCAAATCACCTCCATGTAGTTCTCACATCTGAGGTTGCCAGATTTGTTCATGAGTAGAAGTATCTGTGCTGGGGTTTTCAATAGCATCTACACCACTGCCCTAAAACACAGTAACTTATTTGTGAATCCCAAAAAATTAGGGATAGAAAAGAAGGAAATTAACATCATACAATGATACAAAGAAGATGATAGAGCTTAATTAAACGTCTAATATGAGACTGATATATTGTCAGCGTATTGCTGCATAAATTGTAATTGTAGTAATCTATGACATAAATTACTGCAAATTTTAACGCTTCCTTATTTGCCACTCTTAATGAAATTGCACATGATCCAGCAATTATATTTGTTTGGCactttattacagtattatattattattatttatttgtttgtttgtttgtttgtttgtttattatcataacctaataaacacatataatatgataatatgtTGCCTATTCCAGTGTCCTATGTGAAAAACTTTTGTGGTCTgtaaaagtataataataataataatgattaattaacacatttaatcATGTTTCTATACTTAATACTGGCCTCAAATGGCATTCTGTAGATTTTATTTAGTATATTAACAGCCCAAAACATACCGTGCGGCATAATGAAATTACAAACTGCCAGTCAGTAACACTGGACTGAGTCCAAGGAGAGAATAGTGTATAATTAAAGCATGTCTTTATCTTAGGTTAATCCTACTGAGTGTATGCAACTCACATGCAACTTCTGAATAGTGTTTAAGTCTGTAGTTATGTTTGAGGTCTGAATAGCGATGCACACTTCTCTGTATTCTGATCACGCCTAACTCCGAATATAGCCCTTTAATAACTGAACTGCTTACACTTTAATAATAAGCACTGTCGAATGTAATTTGTGCTTTATGAGAAAAAGATTTCTGTGATATATCTGCCCCTGAGCTTAGTATTTTAGTAttcattcctctttttttcttctcttcccctccctccatctcttcTGCCCACTCTCTCCAAAGGGAATCCAGCCTGAATGATAATCAGTATGCACTCCAGAAGTTCATTCATCCTTATGGAGGCCATTGAGTTCATAGTTATTAACCTCTAGCCTTGTATACTTTAACAATGAGATAATATACGTTCCCTCATTTGCTATAATTCTTTCGCAATGAGGGCAATGGAAATCGTTTATGCATTTATGATGCATGTCACCTCAGGCATGTCCTAAATAACTGTCTCAATTGCGAAAGAAACTCAGTCCCTCTTTAATCCTCTATGTTTCCTCATTTCAAACAACCTACTTGCTATGCATCACTTAGGGAACTTGATTAGTTAACACATGTTGGGAAGGCTACTTTTTGTGAGTATTTACATGAATGTAAACTTTAGGGAAGTGCTTGGTTTGAAATAAGAAAACCTTTATGTTCAATAGAGGTTGTATGTACAACAGTTGttgtaaaatgctttaaaacctGTTCAGTGTCGTTTGGATTTTCTATTTAAGGACTCCCAACCAAgtattaaagcattttaaactgTTGATGTCTGATAATCAGATGTTGGGTAATCAGATGTCTATCTCTTTGTTTTGTATTCTATTCTAAGGCATGTTGCTCTTATGTCGAAgtggttttattttaaactgctTTGTTTTATTCAGATCTTCAGGTCTTTTAcagtaaagaggaaaaaagtgtgGCGATCTGGAAAAACCCAACCGGTTGTCAGAAAGTTGTGCCAATGAAATGGACTTAAGCaatgaatattgaatattattaatattctaaatattaataagtaattattaataataatcacaaataaataataattaataatataaccagtaatattttttagattaatattaatcagaatttggaaagtaaataaagaaagtaaattaaaaaaaataaaatatattacaaaatgtcCTCATTTGTAGGGATTTTCCAGGCCACCACACACATTGTGTAGTCACAAAGTTGCATCAGAGTTGCTGCAATATTCCCTTATATTTGTCTAAAGATTCAAGGACTAGCTCTGGGCCACAGACACTTTGAAAAGAGCAACCTGACACATGTTTCTAAAAACACGACAGCTATCGTGCACCTGCTAGCAAATGACAAGCCATGCTGTAGCTTGTGGGTGTTATGTGTGACAGTATGACCGTGGTGTCTGTACCACATGTTCTTcccttttttgtatttaaggTACGGCCATTTCTCTGGGATAAATCGCAAAGTGCAGCTGACCTACCTGCCCAATGGCCAGCTTAAAGCATCAAGTGAAGAAGAAGGTGCACAGTTTTATACTAAAAACAGGACTTCAGAAGTCTGATCAGATTCacagctttattttatattatgtgtAAATATCTGAGTgcataacattaaaatgttttgtgtgtgtgtgtgtgtgtgtgtgtgtgtgtgtgtgtgtgtgtgtgtgtgtgtagacactCAGAAAGAAGGTCCATCTTTGTTGTTGGTGCTAAAGTGGGGCGGCGAGCTGACGCCAGCCGGTCGTGTGCAGGCTGAAGAGCTGGGAAGAGCCTTTCGCTGCATGTACCCTGGAGgacaaggtacacacacacacacacatacacacacacacacacacacacacttaaagtgACTAATCTAGATGACTATCTGGATCGAAACAGATATATTCATagttcattattcattcatttcttcgAGCCACAAATAAAGCTGTCTTTTATCTTTACCATAGTAGCAAAGTTCACAAAGCACTTACAAGAAGATAATAAAGCTGGAACTATGCCATCTCCCATAAAGGAAAATGTCAGTTTAAATTATAACTTAGAaaagtatacagtacacattttGTAAAAGAAATCACTGAGTATAAAGAGTATagatatagtatagtatagtatataaagATGTTGCATGATTCTTTtattatgtgattttttttcactaatGCAGACAGTTAATGTCCTTATGTCATGTGGTTCTGACTTTTGGAATGGATGACTTTTGCCTTATTAACCTCTGGACTTTGATATATTgtaaattactttatttttaataatgcaaTAAGTAGAATAAACAATGATAAAAactaaaagtttttaaaactaaagtcacattcatttattcatacatatatactgtgcaTCATCAAGGTCAAAAACTTTGAtttcttttattacattttacagttttatttacatttacgttacAGAGTTTTTGAAAAGATTTTgctattttgtttattcatttgcttTTGCAATATTGCGTTAATATGTAATATTGCAAAAGCATAATATGAGTGCTAAAATCATTTCTCTGTAAGTTGTATACACGTCTGTAATCTCCAACCATGTCGTGAAGAcgggttttctttcttttttcccttctaaATCCTAACCATGGCCAAACATTTTCCCATATTCTTGCTGAGTCATATTCTGCTATTAGAAAGAGAGTAACATCGTGTTGCTCACTGATTTGTTCTTCTCTTGCCTTGAATTATAAACTAGAAAACCGCAGATCCCTGGGCTGTGAGTCCCCTACTGACTGTGGTAAGAAGGGCTTTCAAGTGTGGGAATGATATTTGGCTTTCTGTGCTGCTTTTCCCGTTATCATTTAAAGCTCACTGCATCGCCTGTGATGTGTGAAAAAGATTTTGTAACATGTTATAAGAGATCATGGAAAAGACTCCATGATGATGGTCTTCATGACTGTAATAAAGATTTGTGTAGTTACATAAGCAGTGTGAAGTTCACAAGTCTGTGGTGTGCCTTGGTTGCTCTAAACAAACTTATTTCTTTTTGAAAGTGGACCCTGTAAGTGATGTGCTCAAAGTGACCCCAGGTCTGTGTTGTCTTGTAACACTCCCATATCAAAAAAGCCACAGAGACAATTATCAGTCATGCCTAAGCTTTGCATGAATATtcttttcatcatcatcttttaagagacataacatttatataacaaacagaaataaaagggaAAACTAAAAAAGCACATGACAAAATCTGGTGAATAGTATTCGGGggtattttttcttttgctaaaATACAAGACTATACCCTCTTGCAGGAGACTATGCTGGATTCCCTGGATGTGGCCTACTGCGTTTACACAGCACCTACCGCCATGACCTCAAGATCTACGCTTCAGACGAAGGCCGGGTACAGATGACCGCTGCTGCTTTTGCAAAGGTATTTGTCTGTACATACTTGTGTGACTTTGTGTGCCTGGATATGtgacatgcaccacacacacacacacacacacacacacataaatgtaaatgtaaatatggagtgtgtgtttttaggggCTGTTGGCTCTGGAGGGTGAGTTAACCCCTATCCTGGTGCAAATGGTTAAGAGTGCCAATATGAATGGCCTGCTGGACAGTGACAGTGACTCACTAACAGACTGCCAACAGCGCGTCAAAGCTCGGCTCCATGAGATCATGCAGAAAGACAAAAACTTCACTGAGGAAGACTACCAAAAAGTACTGCATAGTTCTCTACCTATAGCTTCCCCCCTTTTATACCCATCTCAAATGTTTcctttgtgtgtttactttctCCTGTTAACATTTCTTCCAGCTTGCCCCAACTGAAAGCCCTTCTCTGGTCAACTCCATGAATATCATAGAAAACCCTGTCAAAACTTGTGACAAGGTTTTTGCTCTCATTCAGAGCCTTACACGTCAGATACGCAAGCGGCTAGAGGACCCCAAGTCTGCAGGTACAGTAGGGCTGTTTCTCCTAAATTTCAGATTGATTTAAAGCCTCAGAAAACTTACTTTTTCAtgcaattttttaaattaaaaacatactAAACTACCATTAGCTAATTAACTGCTAGTAAACTAGTTTTCATGTAGAGAACAAATAACCTTGGATAGCATCTATAGTTTTTATTAGCTTACACAAAAATATACCACAACATTGAAAACTACTGTACTTTATCACTAGCATTAGCcactttagctagctagcatacaCACAGGTCCACAACCAATCCTTGTAATACAAATCAGCCATTgaaaaatgtaactgtaaatgtaaaaatgaatacccttatttacattaataaactATTCAGTTTGTCTAATCCAATATGATTGAACTGTTTCGTATCAGATCTGCAGCTGTACCACAGTGAGACTTTGGAGCTCATGCTCCAACGGTGGTCCAAGCTGGAAAGGGACTTCCGCATGAAGAATGGTCGCTATGACATCAGCAAAATCCCCGACATCTATGACTGTGTAAAGTATGACATGCAGCACAACAGCTCTCTGGGTCTGGAGAACATGCTGGAGCTCTTTCGGCTGTCTCGTGCGCTCGCCGACATCATCATTCCTCAGGTAGAACAGCTGAGAGATTTTTATTAGTATAATTCTTATCTGTTTCTTACTTCtctttgttttctgtctctcaTATGTGTTTATGACCTCAGGAGTacggaataaataaaatggagaaGCTGGATATTGCTAGTGCCTACTGCCTACCTCTGGTTAAAAAAATCCAGCTGGACCTCCAGAGGACACATGAGGACGAGGCTGTCAACAAGCTCCATCCACTGTGAGCCTCTGGACCTcattacaatataatacacaacacaatttgATTTATCTCCGTAAGACAGTGTAATTTTATGGTTTAGAGGTTGTAGAAAGTACTGATCTGAATCTTACCCACAAAGGCTTTATAGAGTGCAGTGTAACTTCTTGTGCAAAGACTTTTAACTTAGTGAGTGAAAATATCACTAAACATTATGTgattacattaaaacaaacatgaaattattaaacatattttacaaatgaactttttcaattattttattttactaaa comes from the Tachysurus fulvidraco isolate hzauxx_2018 chromosome 17, HZAU_PFXX_2.0, whole genome shotgun sequence genome and includes:
- the ppip5k1b gene encoding inositol hexakisphosphate and diphosphoinositol-pentakisphosphate kinase 1 isoform X2 encodes the protein MSKSEGQVEEEVCSKVTRFLVGFEDHTSGELEGENMKNVSETYDEEEEEDDLASERQIVVGICSMMKKSNSKPMTQIMERLCKFEYITVVIFPEDVILNEPVEKWPLCDCLVSFHSKGFPLDKAVSYAKLRNPLLINDLNMQYFIQDRREVYRILKEEGIDLPHYAVLNRDPDRPEECNLVEGEDHVELNGEVFHKPFVEKPVSAEDHNVYIYYPTSAGGGSQRLFRKIGSRSSVYSPESTVRKTGSYIYEEFMPTDGTDVKVYTVGPDYAHAEARKSPALDGKVERDSEGKEIRYPVMLTAMEKLVARKVCVAFKQTVCGFDLLRANGHSFVCDVNGFSFVKNSMKYYDDCAKVLGNMVMRELAPQFHIPWSIPMEAEDIPIVPTTSGTMMELRCVIAVIRHGDRTPKQKMKMEVRNALFFDLFEKYGGYKTGKLKLKKPKQLQEVLDIARQLLAELGQHNDCEIEEKKSKLEQLKTVLEMYGHFSGINRKVQLTYLPNGQLKASSEEEDTQKEGPSLLLVLKWGGELTPAGRVQAEELGRAFRCMYPGGQENRRSLGCESPTDCGDYAGFPGCGLLRLHSTYRHDLKIYASDEGRVQMTAAAFAKGLLALEGELTPILVQMVKSANMNGLLDSDSDSLTDCQQRVKARLHEIMQKDKNFTEEDYQKLAPTESPSLVNSMNIIENPVKTCDKVFALIQSLTRQIRKRLEDPKSADLQLYHSETLELMLQRWSKLERDFRMKNGRYDISKIPDIYDCVKYDMQHNSSLGLENMLELFRLSRALADIIIPQEYGINKMEKLDIASAYCLPLVKKIQLDLQRTHEDEAVNKLHPLYSRGVMSPGRHVRTRLYFTSESHVHSLLSIFRYGGLLNEEKDEQWKQAMDYLSAVTELNYMTQIVIMLYEDNNKDPSSEERFHVELHFSPGVKSCRDEENAPMGFGFRPASSENQDKQENLGSLEDLSQDEPDRAVLTEHPSVLRKSPLIRNRKTGSMEVLSESTASSRGAAYRLFPSCSRQPCEVKSGGLGSLFSGLFSSSFRGVSSSAPNLQELARTQRKKAMSSQSRVSREELLSMPAVKRFSVSYARHPTNGFEGCSMVPSIYPLETLHNSLSLKQVDEFLNKVCESRRETLTKTLKTLRAVFDSQIQPSTEPESQETARTSLASLLP
- the ppip5k1b gene encoding inositol hexakisphosphate and diphosphoinositol-pentakisphosphate kinase 1 isoform X5, encoding MSKSEGQVEEEVCSKVTRFLVGFEDHTSGELEGENMKNVSETYDEEEEEDDLASERQIVVGICSMMKKSNSKPMTQIMERLCKFEYITVVIFPEDVILNEPVEKWPLCDCLVSFHSKGFPLDKAVSYAKLRNPLLINDLNMQYFIQDRREVYRILKEEGIDLPHYAVLNRDPDRPEECNLVEGEDHVELNGEVFHKPFVEKPVSAEDHNVYIYYPTSAGGGSQRLFRKIGSRSSVYSPESTVRKTGSYIYEEFMPTDGTDVKVYTVGPDYAHAEARKSPALDGKVERDSEGKEIRYPVMLTAMEKLVARKVCVAFKQTVCGFDLLRANGHSFVCDVNGFSFVKNSMKYYDDCAKVLGNMVMRELAPQFHIPWSIPMEAEDIPIVPTTSGTMMELRCVIAVIRHGDRTPKQKMKMEVRNALFFDLFEKYGGYKTGKLKLKKPKQLQEVLDIARQLLAELGQHNDCEIEEKKSKLEQLKTVLEMYGHFSGINRKVQLTYLPNGQLKASSEEEDTQKEGPSLLLVLKWGGELTPAGRVQAEELGRAFRCMYPGGQENRRSLGCESPTDCGDYAGFPGCGLLRLHSTYRHDLKIYASDEGRVQMTAAAFAKGLLALEGELTPILVQMVKSANMNGLLDSDSDSLTDCQQRVKARLHEIMQKDKNFTEEDYQKLAPTESPSLVNSMNIIENPVKTCDKVFALIQSLTRQIRKRLEDPKSADLQLYHSETLELMLQRWSKLERDFRMKNGRYDISKIPDIYDCVKYDMQHNSSLGLENMLELFRLSRALADIIIPQEYGINKMEKLDIASAYCLPLVKKIQLDLQRTHEDEAVNKLHPLWFRYSRGVMSPGRHVRTRLYFTSESHVHSLLSIFRYGGLLNEEKDEQWKQAMDYLSAVTELNYMTQIVIMLYEDNNKDPSSEERFHVELHFSPGVKSCRDEENAPMGFGFRPASSENQDKQENLGSLEDLSQDEPDRAVLTEHPSVLRKSPLIRNRKTGSMEVLSESTASSRGAAYRLFPSCSRQPCEVKSGGLGSLFSGLFSSSFRGVSSSAPNLQELARTQRKKAMSSQSRVSREGFEGCSMVPSIYPLETLHNSLSLKQVDEFLNKVCESRRETLTKTLKTLRAVFDSQIQPSTEPESQETARTSLASLLP